The Chryseobacterium sp. G0186 genome includes the window CAATGGTCAACTTAGCATTAGGATAAAACTCAAGGATAGCCTGCGCCAAAAGGTGGGCAGAAGAATGCCAGAAAGCTTTCTTTCCAAGATCATCATTCCAGGTCAAAAGTTGTACCGTAGAATCCGTGGTTATAGGGGTGGTCGTCTCTACTTGTGTACCGTTAACAATTGCGGAAATGGTATTTCTAGCCAATCCCTCGCTTATCGATTTTGCCACATCTAGAGGAGTAACTGCTCCTTCGAATTCTTTGACACTACTGTCTGGAAGTGTAATTTTTATCATTGTTTACTAAGAAATTTTAAGAGGCAAAAATACGCATTTTTTAGATAAAATACTATATTAGCTTATATTTAGAATAAGAATTAATACTATAGATGAAAAAGATATTGATCATTTTTGTTTCGCTGGCATCCACATTTAGCTTTTCACAAAAAATAACTTCCAAATTTTCAGTGAACTACAATAAAAATGTTGAAACTTATTTCCTGGCAGAAATACTCTCAGCGGAATATCGTAAAAACAATAAAGACTTTGAACTTTATAAAATAAAAACGTGTTCTGATTATCAGCCTATTGTGAAGAATGCGTTATTGAAGTATGAACAGTTGAAAAACTCAAGTATTGCTATTGAAACAGCTAGAATCAATGATGTTTTATTGGAAAAATATGGTTCAGGGAATGATATTATGATGAAACCTTTGCTCTATCATAAGGAATTTCCCTCAACGGAATGGCTCTATGATTATCAATATAGCAGCAATAATCTTACAAAGAAACAGAACGAAGAAGTTACTGAATTAATTAAAAATTATATCTCTGAGCTGTCTAAATTTTATATTCAGGAGAATATTGAACAGTTTTTTACCGAGAATAAAAAATTTTATACCGGCGGAATTACAGAATATAATCAACAGATCCCCTCCGGATTTACCAACGCCATGGAAGAATTTTATGGGGAGAAGTTCAATTCCTACACCATTTTTATTTCACCTATGATGATGTGGCCTATTGAAGATAATGAGGGAAGAGGTATTGGTACAGACGTTGATTTGAAATCGGGGGGTAAAAATATCTATGAGATTGCAAGTCCGTTTATGAAAGTTCAGAAAGAAGGACAATTTGGGTATGATAATCAATTTCAGGCAAGATTTTTAAGCGTTCATGAATTTGGGCATTCTTTCGTTAATAAAGAAGTATACAAACACAAGGACAAACTTGAGAAATTCAAAAATTTGTTTGAAACCTCAAAATTAAAAGAAATAATGATTAAGACAGGAGGGTATGGAGATTATCAAACCTGTGTTGCTGAACATCTGGTGAGATTGGGAGAGATACAAACGGCAAGAATTCAAAAGGATTTTGACAGGGCAAAGAAGCTGGAAGAATATCATTTAAA containing:
- a CDS encoding DUF4932 domain-containing protein; amino-acid sequence: MKKILIIFVSLASTFSFSQKITSKFSVNYNKNVETYFLAEILSAEYRKNNKDFELYKIKTCSDYQPIVKNALLKYEQLKNSSIAIETARINDVLLEKYGSGNDIMMKPLLYHKEFPSTEWLYDYQYSSNNLTKKQNEEVTELIKNYISELSKFYIQENIEQFFTENKKFYTGGITEYNQQIPSGFTNAMEEFYGEKFNSYTIFISPMMMWPIEDNEGRGIGTDVDLKSGGKNIYEIASPFMKVQKEGQFGYDNQFQARFLSVHEFGHSFVNKEVYKHKDKLEKFKNLFETSKLKEIMIKTGGYGDYQTCVAEHLVRLGEIQTARIQKDFDRAKKLEEYHLKNNFIFLPQLEEKLKKYNSNRKKYRKFGDFVPQLLEVFENSDIEFINNALVKDKK